In Brettanomyces bruxellensis chromosome 8, complete sequence, a genomic segment contains:
- a CDS encoding uncharacterized protein (BUSCO:EOG09263LNF) — protein sequence MTPMATNDEKYCCYRDSVLKGDFVNHELSENLDSTNAFEGPEKLLEIWFAPSDLCLPISWPKMGLRDIPLSGIEHMLSEVNCEIISRVSSQMMDAYLLSESSLFVFAHKLILKTCGRTTTLFSLEPLLKLVRKYCRYEHDLSEIYRVFYSRRTFMFPEKQHDIHKNWPNEIIFLNKYFNQKTSDSYIVGNLSLDHWHFYMNGNDRSLPMLKNGAQEKEIPDETLEIMMTGLDPERTDLFEKDNYGAGKDNNEKCEDTGHSFGRQMMQNTGFENIMNLAEGQITKHDSFAFTPCGFSSNTILEDKYYYTIHITPEKGWSYASFETNYPKDDKATTLTKVIGSLQPKTFFFTFVQESGESSEVSINRQSFNSLKSLDLQGYRKDDCIVYDLRFGYQMLYCHFVKNKFN from the coding sequence ATGACACCAATGGCTAccaatgatgaaaaatactGTTGCTATCGGGATTCAGTATTGAAGGGAGATTTTGTGAATCATGAACTATCAGAAAATTTAGACTCGACAAACGCATTTGAAGGCCCAGAGAAACTTTTAGAAATTTGGTTTGCTCCCTCTGATTTGTGCCTCCCAATCAGCTGGCCTAAAATGGGACTTAGAGATATTCCGTTATCTGGAATTGAGCATATGCTCTCGGAAGTAAATTGTGAAATAATCTCAAGGGTATCTTCTCAGATGATGGATGCCTACTTGCTATCGGAGTCgtctctttttgtttttgcaCATAAATTGATATTGAAGACCTGCGGAAGAACCACCACTTTATTCTCGCTAGAACCGTTGCTCAAGTTGGTAAGGAAATACTGCAGATATGAACATGATCTATCTGAAATATACAGAGTGTTTTATTCTCGAAGAACGTTCATGTTTCCCGAGAAGCAGCACGATATTCACAAGAATTGGCCGAACGAGATAATTTTCCTgaacaaatatttcaacCAGAAGACATCCGACTCGTACATAGTTGGAAATCTGTCTCTTGATCACTGGCATTTCTATATGAATGGAAATGATAGATCACTACCCATGCTGAAAAACGGTGCtcaggaaaaagaaataccaGATGAAACTCTAGAAATCATGATGACCGGGTTGGATCCTGAAAGAACAGATCTTTTCGAAAAGGACAACTATGGAGCTGGAAAGGAcaacaatgaaaaatgcGAAGATACAGGACATTCGTTTGGCCGACAAATGATGCAAAACACAGGATTTGAAAACATCATGAATCTTGCCGAAGGACAAATAACGAAACACGACTCGTTTGCTTTTACGCCATGTGGGTTTTCGTCTAACACTATCTTGGAGGATAAATACTACTATACGATTCACATAACTCCAGAGAAAGGATGGTCATATGCATCATTTGAAACAAATTATCCAAAAGATGACAAGGCCACAACTTTGACTAAAGTGATTGGGTCATTGCAACCAAAAACGttcttttttacttttgTTCAAGAGTCAGGCGAGAGCTCTGAGGTGAGTATCAATAGACAGTCGTTCAATTCACTAAAAAGCTTAGATTTACAAGGCTATAGGAAGGATGACTGTATTGTGTATGATCTCAGATTTGGATATCAGATGCTCTATTGCCATTTTGTtaagaataaatttaattag
- a CDS encoding uncharacterized protein (BUSCO:EOG09261RWU), translated as MTSKRGNNLASGSDQKRARKAKDITLTKANIQKLEAETKKSPKYFNNIARLLQHLNNLIYEIEGNESLDDEKLESMQSLVASLTRIFTWLLSKKQLQLRGSDTKQQQIVSGWLQAKYSEYFDSIFKIWEYSNNKDFVAQFQIYGLSSVMNIVKAESKYMAPGEDQPFFATNTYDRIVRALIISGDKQNIRGSDYGIDNPLILEFYKQYFNAFWDVKYYFFRQLKISLAQVLKDREDKFDMVLANLITLVKISEMYPKMDVDSYTDTTLVQDVPQKVSDLSTFRSNFEKSWIILLQSKELSVDQYKAILFILHKRVIPFMNNPTKLMDFLTDSYNLGIEERDISLSIVALNGLWELIKRFNLDYPDFYTKLYCILTPELLHLNIRSRFLRMLDLFMTSTHLSATIVASFIKRLSQLALRSPAPGIIAIIPFVYNLLKRHPTCMLLIHNIEASKEKYYVDPFNPDEKDPAKTNALDSSLWELETMMNHYHPQVASLAKILSQPFSKNNYNIEDFLDWSYQRLLEGELKKKVRSEIDLEFETWDRLYGEGGFMEDYQY; from the coding sequence ATGACTTCGAAGAGAGGGAATAATCTGGCTTCGGGATCTGACCAAAAAAGGGctagaaaagcaaaagacATTACATTGACCAAAGccaatattcaaaaactAGAAGCAGAGACTAAGAAATCGCCAAAGTACTTTAACAATATAGCAAGGCTTTTGCAGCACTTGAACAATTTGATATATGAAATTGAGGGAAATGAATCtttggatgatgaaaagttgGAATCTATGCAAAGTTTAGTTGCTTCTCTGACAAGAATTTTCACTTGGCTACTTTCTAAGAAGCAGCTTCAGCTCCGGGGTAGTGACacaaaacaacaacaaatagTTTCTGGATGGCTTCAAGCAAAGTACTCCGAGTACTTTGATTCGATATTCAAGATTTGGGAATACAGTAATAACAAAGATTTTGTTGCACAGTTTCAAATTTATGGTTTGTCATCTGTGATGAACATAGTAAAGGCAGAAAGTAAATATATGGCCCCGGGTGAAGACCAGCCATTCTTTGCTACAAATACGTACGATAGGATTGTGCGGGCACTCATAATAAGTGGAGACAAGCAGAACATTAGGGGATCCGATTACGGAATTGACAATCCACTAATACTAGAGTTCTACAAACAGTATTTTAATGCTTTCTGGGACGTGAAGTATTATTTCTTTAGACAGTTGAAAATCTCATTGGCGCAGGTTCTCAAAGACAGAGAAGACAAATTCGATATGGTGCTTGCAAATTTAATCACGCTGGTTAAAATATCAGAGATGTATCCTAAAATGGATGTAGATTCATATACAGACACTACTTTGGTGCAGGATGTTCCTCAAAAAGTTTCTGATCTCAGCACATTCAGGTCGAACTTTGAAAAGTCGTGGATCATTCTTTTGCAATCTAAAGAATTATCGGTGGATCAATATAAAGCAATTCTTTTCATACTACATAAACGTGTTATTCCATTTATGAATAATCCTACAAAGCTAATGGACTTCTTGACAGACTCATACAACTTAGGAATAGAGGAGAGAGACATCTCGCTTTCTATTGTTGCATTAAATGGCTTATGGGAACTCATAAAGAGATTCAACTTAGATTACCCAGATTTCTACACGAAGCTATATTGCATTTTAACACCagaacttcttcatttgaACATACGTTCCAGGTTTCTTCGTATGCTTGATCTCTTTATGACATCCACACATCTTTCTGCAACAATAGTTGCTTCCTTTATTAAGAGACTTTCGCAATTAGCATTACGTTCGCCGGCCCCCGGGATTATTGCCATAATTCCATTCGTGTacaatcttttgaaaagacATCCAACATGCATGCTTTTAATCCATAATATCGAAGCCTCAAAGGAGAAGTATTATGTTGATCCATTTAATCCGGATGAAAAAGACCCGGCTAAGACCAATGCCCTAGACTCATCTCTTTGGGAACTGGAGACGATGATGAACCATTACCATCCCCAAGTTGCATCATTGGCAAAGATTCTCTCACAACCGTTTTCTAAGAACAATTACAACATCGAGGACTTTTTAGATTGGAGTTATCAGAGATTGCTTGAGGGGGAactaaagaagaaagtcAGATCGGAAATTGACTTAGAATTTGAGACATGGGACAGACTTTATGGTGAGGGTGGTTTCATGGAAGACTACCAGTACTAA
- the VAS1 gene encoding valine--tRNA ligase: protein MSEQAKEVKAETKDKKEEEDKTLSPEELAAKKAKKEAKKKAKEAKKKAKMAKFLAKKKKREQLAKNQAKNQATKQKKSKEKAEPAPKFVDKTIPGEKKILVSLKDPSFSSYDPQAVESSWYDWWVKQGFFKPEYTEDGKVKPEGLFVIPAPPPNVTGALHIGHALTVSIQDTLVRWNRMKGKTVLYIPGFDHAGIATQSVVEKNLWKTEKKTRHDLGRTEFTKKVWEWKEKFHARIKSQFQAMGASYDWSREAFTLDDKRSKAVAEAFVRLFDEGIIYRDNRLVNWSVKLNTAISNLEVENKTVAGHTMVSVPGYDQKVEFGVLTYFAYPVVGSDERLVVATTRPETIFGDTAVAVHPDDKRYAHLHGKFVQCPFSDRKIPIITDAQAVDMEFGTGAVKITPGHDYNDYSTGKRNNLEFINIFTDDGKLNENCGEYAGLKRFDARTVVIEQLKKKGLWLREEGHEMTLPFCSRSGDVVEPYLKPQWWVSEKKMAEDAIKAVKEGKITISPVSSLHEFYHWLENIQDWCISRQLWWGHRCPVYFVNIEGQNNSKDSSDYWIAGRTLEEAQEKAEKKFSGLKFTLEQDEDVLDTWFSSGLWPLSTLGWPEKNKDMEVFHPMSMLETGWDILFFWVARMIMLGIKMTGDVPFKEVFCHSLVRDAQGRKMSKSLGNVVDPWDVIHGISLENLHKQLYNGNLDPREIEKAKKGQALSYPSGIPQCGTDALRFALCAYTTGGRDINLDILRVAGYRKFCNKIFQATKFVLMRLGDDYVPPAEAKLSGKETLVEKWILHRMNCCAKKLNETLEQRDFYEATQAIYNFWLYELCDVYIENSKYLILEGTEEQKKSARDTLYTCIDGALRMIHPFMPFVTEEMWQRLPKRASERAETIVKAKYPEYRKDLDNPKAEVAYNLVLNIIKSARSLLSQYNITKNAKIYIETSSDDVKAISEDQKDAIQSLIKAVVDVEIVSSASEVPNGCVLDAASPECNVHLMVKGAIDIDKEIEKVNRKLTKSESTLKNLKKVMSAEDYKIKASEDAKEKNTKNAVNAEADIEGYKATIANLEKLKL, encoded by the coding sequence ATGAGTGAGCAAGCGAAGGAAGTTAAAGCAGAAACAAAGGAcaagaaggaagaggaggatAAGACCTTAAGTCCAGAAGAGTTGGCAGCAAAGAAGGCGAAGAAGGAAGCCAAGAAGAAGGCTAAAGAGGCCAAGAAGAAGGCTAAAATGGCCAAGTTCttggcaaagaagaagaagagagagCAGTTGGCCAAAAACCAGGCAAAGAACCAGGCtacaaagcagaaaaaaagcaaggaAAAGGCAGAACCAGCACCAAAGTTTGTTGACAAGACTATTCCAggtgagaagaagattctGGTCAGTTTGAAGGACCCATCATTCTCATCTTACGACCCACAGGCCGTGGAATCGTCGTGGTACGATTGGTGGGTGAAACAGGGCTTTTTCAAGCCTGAATATACGGAAGACGGCAAGGTGAAGCCGGAAGGTCTGTTTGTCATTCCTGCACCACCTCCTAATGTGACCGGTGCCTTGCACATTGGTCACGCCCTCACGGTTTCCATTCAGGACACGTTGGTTCGTTGGAACAGAATGAAGGGCAAGACCGTGCTCTACATTCCGGGTTTCGATCATGCCGGTATTGCAACGCAGTCTGTTGTGGAGAAGAATCTATGGAAGACGGAAAAGAAGACCAGGCACGATCTTGGAAGGACGGAATTCACCAAGAAGGTCTGGGAGTGGAAGGAGAAGTTCCATGCACGGATCAAGTCACAGTTCCAGGCAATGGGTGCATCGTACGACTGGTCCAGGGAGGCATTCACTCTTGATGATAAGCGTTCCAAGGCAGTTGCCGAGGCGTTTGTCAGATTGTTTGACGAGGGTATCATCTACAGGGACAACCGGTTGGTGAACTGGTCGGTGAAGTTGAACACGGCCATCTCGAACTTGGAGGTCGAAAATAAGACCGTTGCAGGACACACCATGGTTTCTGTTCCGGGTTACGACCAGAAGGTGGAGTTCGGTGTGCTTACGTACTTTGCATACCCAGTTGTTGGCTCAGACGAGCGTTTGGTGGTTGCTACCACTCGTCCGGAGACTATCTTCGGAGATACGGCAGTCGCAGTCCATCCGGATGATAAGAGATACGCCCATTTGCACGGCAAGTTTGTGCAGTGTCCATTTAGCGACAGGAAGATTCCTATTATCACGGATGCGCAGGCCGTTGATATGGAGTTCGGTACCGGTGCCGTCAAGATCACCCCGGGCCACGATTACAACGATTACAGTACCGGTAAGAGGAACAACTTGGAgttcatcaacatcttcaCGGATGACGGTAAGTTGAACGAGAACTGTGGTGAGTATGCTGGGCTCAAGAGGTTTGATGCCAGGACTGTCGTTATCGAgcaattgaagaagaagggcTTATGGCTTCGTGAGGAAGGCCACGAGATGACTTTGCCATTCTGCTCGCGTTCAGGTGATGTTGTTGAGCCTTACTTGAAGCCTCAGTGGTGGGTCAgcgagaagaagatggcCGAGGATGCCATCAAAGCCGTTAAGGAGGGCAAGATCACCATTTCGCCAGTTTCGTCTCTTCATGAATTCTACCACTGGTTGGAGAACATCCAGGATTGGTGTATTTCTCGTCAGCTTTGGTGGGGACACAGGTGCCCAGTGTACTTTGTGAATATTGAGGGCCAAAACAACAGCAAAGACAGTAGTGACTACTGGATTGCCGGCCGTACTTTGGAGGAGGCCCAGGAGAAGGCTGAGAAGAAGTTTAGCGGTTTGAAGTTCACCCTTGAGcaggatgaagatgttcTTGACACGTGGTTCTCGTCCGGTTTGTGGCCTTTGTCCACTTTGGGATGGCCTGAGAAGAACAAGGACATGGAGGTTTTCCACCCAATGTCGATGTTGGAGACCGGCTGGGatattctcttcttctggGTTGCACGTATGATCATGCTTGGAATCAAAATGACGGGAGACGTTCCTTTCAAGGAAGTTTTCTGCCACTCGTTGGTTAGAGATGCCCAGGGAAGGAAGATGTCCAAGTCTTTGGGTAATGTTGTTGATCCATGGGATGTCATCCACGGTATTTCTCTCGAAAACTTGCACAAGCAGTTGTACAACGGTAACTTGGACCCAAGAGAGATCGAGAAGGCTAAGAAGGGCCAGGCTTTGTCATATCCTAGCGGCATTCCTCAATGTGGTACGGATGCACTTCGTTTCGCCTTGTGTGCTTACACCACCGGTGGAAGGGACATCAACCTCGATATTCTTCGTGTTGCAGGTTACAGGAAGTTCTGCAACAAGATTTTCCAGGCCACCAAGTTCGTTCTGATGAGATTAGGTGACGATTACGTTCCTCCTGCCGAGGCCAAGCTTTCTGGCAAGGAGACGTTGGTTGAGAAGTGGATTTTGCACAGAATGAACTGCTGTGCCAAGAAGTTGAACGAGACTCTTGAGCAGAGAGACTTCTACGAGGCCACCCAGGCCATCTACAACTTCTGGTTGTACGAGTTGTGTGATGTGTACATTGAAAACTCCAAGTATCTTATTCTTGAAGGAACCGAGGAGCAAAAGAAATCTGCCAGAGACACTCTTTACACGTGTATTGACGGTGCTCTAAGGATGATTCATCCATTCATGCCATTTGTCACTGAAGAGATGTGGCAGAGATTGCCAAAGAGAGCTTCCGAGAGGGCTGAGACCATTGTCAAGGCTAAGTACCCTGAGTACAGGAAGGACTTGGACAATCCAAAGGCAGAGGTTGCTTACAACCTTGTTCTGAATATCATTAAGTCTGCCAGATCCTTGCTTTCCCAGTATAACATCACGAAGAACGCGAAGATCTACATCGAGACCTCGAGTGATGACGTTAAGGCTATCTCTGAAGACCAGAAGGATGCTATTCAGTCTTTGATAAAGGctgttgttgatgttgaGATCGTTTCATCTGCTTCAGAAGTTCCTAATGGCTGTGTCTTGGATGCTGCATCACCTGAGTGTAATGTTCACTTGATGGTTAAAGGTGCAATTGACATCGACAAGGAGATAGAGAAGGTCAACAGGAAGTTGACTAAATCGGAGTCCACgttgaagaatttgaaaaaggtgATGAGCGCCGAAGATTACAAGATCAAGGCTTCAGAAGATGCGAAAGAGAAAAACACCAAGAATGCAGTTAATGCTGAGGCTGATATAGAGGGCTACAAAGCTACCATTGCTAACCTCgagaagttgaagttgTGA